The nucleotide sequence CGGGAACCCCCCTTTTTATCAGCAGCAGTATGCCAGTACGGGATGTGGAATTTTTCTGGGCACCCGGCAACTCTAAAATCAGACCCATCTTCAACCGGGGTGTAAACGGCATTGATGGGAGCCTGTCCACGGCTCTAGGGGTGGCCCACCGACAGCAGAGCAGTGTCATGTTGACCGGCGATCTGGCACTTCTGCACGATACCAACGGCTTTTTACTCAAACCTCAGTTTTCTGGACACCTGACCATTGTACTGATTGACAACAATGGCGGTGGCATTTTTGAGATGTTACCCATTGCCCAGTTCGACCCCCCCTTTGAAGCCTTCTTTGCCACGCCCCAGTCCGTCAACTTTGCCCAACTCTGTATGACCTACGGGGTAGAACACGAACTGATTACAGGCTGGCAACAGTTGGAGCGCCGCTTAACCCGGCTACCCCAGAGCGGAATTCGCATCCTGGAAATTCGCACAGGACGGAAAGCAGACGCCCTTTGGCGGCAGAATAACTTAGAAGCCTTCGCTGCCAATATCCATTTTTGAAGGAGGGGCGAGGGGACAGATCGTTTTTAGTGGTTAGTTTTTAGTGGCTAGAGGGTTAATATGCAAATTGACTGGCAACCGGCAAAAACCTACGAAGACATCCTCTATCACAAAGCTGATGGGATTGCCAAAATCACCATCAACCGTCCCCATAAGCGCAATGCTTTTCGTCCCAGGACCGTGTCGGAACTCTATGATGCCTTTTCGAATGCACGGGAGGATCGGCGCATTGGTGTGGTGCTGTTGACAGGGGCAGGTCCCCACACCGATGGGAAATATGCTTTTTGTGCCGGTGGCGACCAGAGCGTGCGCGGGCATGGCGGTTATGTGGATGATGACGGGATTCCGCGATTGAATGTCCTCGACTTACAGCGGTTGATTCGCACCATGCCCAAGGTGGTAATTGCCCTGGTAGCCGGGTATGCGATCGGCGGTGGACACGTCTTACATGTCATCTGTGACCTGACGATCGCCGCTGACAACGCCATTTTTGGGCAGAGTGGTCCCAGGGTTGGCAGTTTTGATGGTGGATTTGGTGCCAGTTACTTAGCACGAATCGTAGGGCAAAAAAAAGCACGAGAAATCTGGTATCTCTGCCGTCAGTACAATGCCCAGCAGGCACTGGAAATGGGCCTGGTCAATTGTGTCGTTCCGGTTGACCAGCTAGAGGCAGAGGGCATCCAGTGGGCACGGGAAATTTTGGAAAAAAGTCCAATCGCCATTCGCTGCCTCAAGGCCGCCTTCAATGCTGACTGTGATGGGCAGGCTGGCTTACAAGAGCTTGCTGGCAATGCCACCCTGCTTTACTACATGACGGAAGAGGGAGCTGAAGGGAAACAGGCTTTTCTGGAAAAGCGTCCACCCAATTTCCGCCAGTACCCCTGGCTGCCTTAGGCGCGCGGATTCAATCAACTGAATTTACCACAGAGGCACGGAGAACACAGAGCGATTCCCTGGTGCAGTTGGGATCCCTGTGCTGAGTGTGGATTTACTTGTAGTTTTATATATCCACTGTTTCTATAAGTTAAAAAGCTTCAAGATAACCATAAAAACTGATGGTCAATCTTCACCTTTGTAAGGTTTTACCTGCAAGGTTTTGCTAACAGTTTCGCTAACAATTTGCTAACAAAAGTTCACGCCAGACAAGAGGTTGATGCCATGATGGCTGTACCTGACCACTCCTGAGAATGAGTTTGTCTGGCTTCCTGGTTTTTATAGGTAGTGTTTTTAGGGTATTGAAACATCTTTAAGACTCTATATATAGATGAAGCCAGACGGGTGCAGACTGGAAAAGCAGAAGCAATTACCCGGTTCACCAATGGATGAGGCTATCTAATGAAGCTATCGAAAAAGTGCTGAAGCTCCTCGATAAAACCATAAGCTAAAGGCTGATGAATCCATCTCCTAAAGGCTTTGAAATCATAGCAAGAATTTGTACTCTTCCAGAAAGTAAACTTTGGTTTCATGCGCTTGATTCTATTTTGGAGTTTGCTATTGTAGTAATTGAAGCTAACAAGCTTCCCTGGCAGATAAACAGCCAAGTCCACGTTAGTAAAGAGGTAAAAAGAGCTGTTTCACGTAACATCTGTCTCGTTAAACTACGGCAGCATCCAAATCGAAACTTGATATTTCCCTAGCTGGTAAAAAGGGAGCAATGAATCTGATTGATTGATGGTTATTTCTAGGGTGTGCAATCAGTTCAACTCCATATACAATAGGCAGAAGAAAGGGAAATCGCTCAAGGAGTAGGGGCTTGGATGCTGTTGTAGTTTTAAACCCAATGAGGCAGAATCTGTCATGGCTATTATTGCCCTGAAAGCCTGGTATCTCCGGGAGTATGAGCCAATTAAAGAATTAGAAAAAAGACCCTATGATCTGCGCCTGAGCAAGAATAGTTTGTTGAAGTCAGGATTACGGGCTGATTTTTTAGACGATAGTGAAGCTGTTAAACAATCAGTCTGGTTTCAACGTTATTTAGAAGGCGAACTGGTCGAGTTTTATATTGAAGGGAGTGGTGGTTACGCCATTGCTAATATTGATTTATGTAGCCACGAAATCTACTTTTCAAAGCAGGATGTCATGGCTCATTTGGAGCCAGTTATCTTTCTGTGCTACCAGAGTGAGTTTCCAGAGTCAAGTGAGATATTGCGGGAGGAATTGCAAAGTTTACTGGAGAAGTTAAATTCTAAATCACGCATCCCCCTCACCTTAAAGGAATCTCACCGGCTATCTGAAGGTCCCACCCGTCTTAACAGTTCTTTACTACGAACAATTCGCCAGAGTCTTCTGTTTATTGCAGATGGAACTGCGATCGCCCAGATTGCCAGTTCCCCCGTTCAACTGATCCCCAGCCCCAGGGTTTGTGTCGAAGTGGGCTATGCGCTCCAGTGCAAACGCACCGAGCAAATTCTGCTGATGCAAATGGAGCGCCCAGATCTGCCTGGCTTTTTCCCGTTCGATCTGCCCGGCCAGAACCGCCTTGTATTCAGGGACAAAGCCCAACTTCGTAAAAATCTTTCATCCCTGGTTCAAACCCATCTGCAACGATTCAGCTTATTTTCTTAAGGTTATATTTGAAGTTTCACCCCAGAGGCACGGAGAACACAGAAAAATTCCTCTGGGGTGAACTGCTAAGTTTTTCGGTTTATTTAATCCTCGATTCTAAAGGTCAGAGTACGGGGTTAAATACCCGACCCGGCCCCCGGTACCCATCCCCTGATCTCTGAAGCCGTTGACAAGGATATTTTCAGGTCATTCCTGGGAAAAGTGAGTTTATTCATGTGACTGAGTAGATAATTGTGAAGGTCATACAGGCAAGGGAAACGCGCTATGACAGGAAATATTAATCCAGCCCAAACGGGCGGTGCAACCAGTGGGGAACCACGAAGAAGTAAGTACGCCCGCACACCAACGGAATATGCGGTTCATATCCTGATTCAGGGAGGGCATCGCGAGGAGGTTCGGTTCGCCACGATTCAGGAGTTTCAGAAGTGGTACAGCGGTGAGTTGGCGCCCAAGGCATCCTCCACTGATTTCATTACGGTGCCAATTAAGAACATTCAGGGAGAATACATGGTGTTGCGCCCTTCCAGCGTATTAGGGATTCGCGTAGAGCCGGTATTTAGCTCTAGCGTAGAGCGGTTTTAGGAGCAGCACAGAATAGATTCACCAACCTCATTGCCCGATGATGAACCTTTTCAGTCCAGTGAGGGTGTTGAGGCATCCCACCTCGTCTCACACGCCCGTACCTCACTCAATTGAGAAACGCTATAGTTATGACTTGTGGCGGATGTAGATGCTGAGGGGGAGAATCTGTGGTGACGCGGGTGAATAATCAAGGGCTGTTCTGGGGAGTTGGGATGGCGCTCATCACGATCGCTCTGCCTGTGGTAGCCCAAACCCCAGCGGTCAATGGAGACGTTGCCCGGGTTCAGCGCTCAACGCCTGCAAAACCATTGGTCGCGGTTGGGTTACCGGCCCGGCTGGGGCTGGATCAGCAAATTTGGGGGGAATCAGGGCATCCGGGCGATCGCCCGGCTTTGCTTGCGGCTGTTGACCACAGCCTGCGATACCTCAGAACGGCTCGTGCGGCAGAAGATTATCGCAAACTTTCAATCCCAGGGATCACCCGCCAGCGGGTGGTCCGCAGCCTCCAGCGGTTTCGTCAGTTACTCCTCCACACTCGCTCGTCAGCCGAGTTACAGGCATTCGTTGAGCGAGAATTCGTTCTATACCAGGCTACGGGCAAAGACGGTCAGGGTACGGTTGGCTTTACCGGCTATTTTGAACCCGTGCATTTTGCCAGTCTGCAACCAACTCCGGAGTTTCGGTATCCCATTTATCGACAGCCGCCTGATTTTGCCACCTGGTCCCAGCCCCACCCCACCCGAGTCCAACTGGAAGGAGCGGATGGACTACAATTTGCAAAAGGAAAATTGCGAGGGCAGGAACTTGCGTGGCTGCGCGATCGCCTGGAGGCATACCTGATCCAGGTGCAGGGGTCTGCTCGTCTGCGCCTGACAAATGGTAGAACCATGACCGTTGGCTATGCTGGACACACCGATTACCCTTACGTCAGCCTGGGTAAGGAACTGGTCAACGCCGGCAAGATTAAGCAGGAAGACCTCTCCCTGCCGGTTGTCATCCAGTACTTTCAGCAAAATCCAGCCGACCTGGATGTCTATCTGCCTCGTAATCAGAGATTTGTGTTTTTCAGGGAGACAGGAGGCAGATCCGCTACTGGCAGCCTGGGTGTTCCAGTCACGCCGGAACGTTCGATCGCGACCGATAAGTCGCTTTTTCCTCCTGGCGCTCTGGCACTGATTCAGACCCAGATTCCCTATGTGACTGCCGCAGGACAACTGGAACCGCGGGCTGTCAGCCGCTATGTTCTGGACCAGGACACTGGTGGAGCCATTAAGGGTGCCGGACGAGTGGATATTTATATGGGAACTGGAAAGCTGGCCGGCGATCGGGCTGGTTTGATCAATACGCCCGGATCTCTGTATTACTTACTGTTGAAGGAGTGAAGGCGTGAAGGAGTCAGGCGTCAGAACTCAGGAGTCAGAAGTGAGGGGGTGTTAGTCCTTAGAGAGGAGTAAGGGGGTTTGCTCTTTCATCCTTCACCCTTCACCTGTTTCCCATTACTCACATACGCTCAACTTTTAACTTACCTCTCATCCTCCCTTCTCCTTAAAAAATTTCACTGTAACCTGACGATCGCTACCTTAAGTTTTTACACTGGGTAGGGAGGTGACTGATCGATGGGGATTCTCCAACGCTGAAGCCTCGACTCTTAAAGCCATTTTCAAATCCGTAAGCCCCAAGTCGCAGGAAAATTGCTGTAAGTTTGCCACTGGCAGCACTCTAGCCTCTGATCACTTATTTTGTAACCACTGAAAGGACAGAAACATGGGATTATTTGACCGCGTTAGCCGGGTAGTTAGAGCCAACCTGAACGATCTGGTCAGCAAGGCGGAAGACCCCGAAAAGATCCTGGAGCAAACCCTGATTGATATGCAGGAGGACCTGGTGCAGATGCGTCAGGCGGTGGCCAGTGCGATCGCCAGCCAGAAGCGCACCCAGCAACAGCTAAATCAGGCGCAGACCGAAGCCAACAACTGGCAGCAACGGGCACAACTTGCCTTACAAAAAGGCGACGAAAATCTGGCGCGGGAGGCTTTACTGCGGAAGAAAACCCATACCGAAACAGCCACGACCCTGAAAGCACAACTGGATCAGCAAACCACCACTGTAGATGCCCTGAAGCGGAATCTGATTGCGCTGGAAGGAAAGATTTCTGAAGCCAAAACCAAGAAAGACATGCTCAAGGCACGGGCTTCGGCAGCCAGAGCAAACGAACAACTACAAAACACCGTTGGGCGTATGAGCACAAGCAGCTCTATGGCAGCCTTTGAGCGGATGGAAGAAAAAGTCCTGCAAATGGAAGCCCGCTCCCAGGCCGCCGCAGAAATTGCTGGAGCCGATCTGGAGAGCCAGTTTGCCATGCTGGAGTCCGGCAGTAATGTGGATGATGAATTAGAAGCTATGAAAGCTCAGTTGCTCGGTGGTGCCTCCCCTGCTCAGGCCAAACTTCCTGCCACTGAAACAACCACTGGCTCTGCCACTGCTCAGGGAACCAGTGCCCCGGTTCAGGATGCCGCCGTGGATGATGAATTGGAAGCATTAAAAACAAAGCTGGATCAGTTGTAGAAGTGGTAAAAGCCAAAGCACGGCAAAACACGTCAAAATGACTGAGGCGAGTATTTTGTTGCAGATCTGAGTTTGGGGACAGGTATGAGTAGTGTGCAGGTAATTACCGACGCTGAGTTTGAAACCGAGGTTCTGAAGGCAGACAAACCCGTGCTGGCATATTTTTGGGCATCTTGGTGTGGTCCCTGTCGGCTGATGGCTCCGATTGTGGATGGTCTGGCAGAGGCTTATGGCGATCGCATCAAAGTGGTCAAGCTGGAAGTTGATCCCAACCCTGAAGCGGTCAATCAGTGTCAGGTAGAAGGAGTTCCTGCCTTAAGACTGTTTAAGCAAGGAACTCTGGTTGAATCCAGAGAGGGTGCCATCAATAAGCAAAAGCTGGAGGCGATCGTCAATCCTCATTTGTAGCCAGACTCTAAAACAAATGGCCTGTAGTGCATTGCGGCAGAAGTTTTTCACCACAAAGGGCACAAAGGGACACAAAGTTGAGTGACAGTGGACATAAAGGGTTAAAGATCTCCAACTTCTCGAAGAAGTTGGAGATCTGAGTGAGCGGAAGCAGGAATCCTGTCATCCGTAGAATCTGCAACGGCTGTCAACAAGCTGCCGATGGCCGATCGCTGGAGCCGGAGCCTGCAACCAGGGGGAGTACTCTGTGAAGGCTACTCCCCGGTAATGGACAGTCCTTCAACCCACACATAGGAACAAACGCCACTGGGGGTCAGGTGGGCTTCATTTTCTACATAAATGATGGACCTTAAAACGTCCAAAAAGTCACCCGCGACGGTGGCTGCCTCAATACTGGTCCGTTTGCCGTGGTTGATCAGCCATCCATCGAAGGGCAGGGAAAATGAACCCTGGAGAGCCTGAACCCCGGCATGGAGGGCATGCAAATCATCGATTAACACCACATTTTCGGCACTATCCAGGCTGTACACCTGCTCTGCGGGTTTACCAGGGAACACATGGTAAAAGTGGGGGCTGACGCTAACCTTGGCACCAATGTTGGCATGTCCCGTAGGTTGAGTGTTGAATCGCTTCGCAGTTCCGGCACTGTGAAGAAAACTGGTCAATACCCCGTCCGTAATCAGGGCAAGTCTGCGCGTGGGTGTACCTTCACCATCAAAGGTTGCAATAGAGACATTATCCGGGTGGAGGGCATCGTCACAGACCGACAACAGTGGAGAAGCAATCTGGGTTCCCAGGGATTCAGGGGTGGAGAGACTTTGCTTATCCAGAATATTTTGGGCATTAAACAGATTAGAAAATGCTCCCAGCAAATTGAGAAATGCTTCCGGTGAAAAGACGACCCGGTATTTGCCCGTCTGGATCTTGTCATAGTTCAGATGGCTGAGGGTTTTGTCAATTGTTTCCTGCAAGCATCCTGCTATATCCAGGGTTTCTATGCCTCGACTCATCCGAAATGCCCCGGCACTGCGGGGTTTCTTGCCTGCTTCTTCAGTTTTGCTGTAGAGGTAGATAGAAGCTGTAGAGTAGGCTTCGGTTCTGACCGCGCCATCACTGTTGAGGTAAAAGTGGTCAATGTCCCGCTGGGCCAGACCGTTGTAAGGGACGCTGGCGATCGCAGGATGGGCGTCTTTCACTTCTTTCTCAGCCACAATCAGCCTGTCCAGCAGGTCTGAAACGGGAACCTGGGGAGTTTTCTCACTGATTTGCTGAGCCAGGGGAGCAGTGGCTTCCGGGCTAAAGTCGGGTACGTTTTCTTTGACGCCAAAGAAGCTGGCTTCGTAGGCTGTTTTGAGCGCCAGTTCCAGGCCATTTGGATCCACATCGGTTGTGGAAGTCACCCCCATGGAGTTTTCCTCATTCCACACCCGCACAGTCACACTGGAGCGTTGGGATGCTTTCACCTGGTCCGGTTTGCCTTGATCCACTTTGACGCTGGTTTCATCCACGGCTGAACCAAAAATGTCGTACTTGTGAATACTCAACCGATTGGCGATTTCTTTTGCCTGGGTTGCCAGTTCTTGAATACTCGGCACAGCGATTCCTCAACCTTTTCTAGAAACGTATATTTGGAGCTTACATCCACTTTCTAGTATGACTTACCCGGTCTGAAACCTGATAAACCACTAGAGAATCGGTTCAGAATTCCCAGAAATCAGATTTCTCGTGAGAAATTCAACGAAACTCAGTATCCGGCAGAAGGAATCCGATTTCTATATTGGCGTCCTGGAGTTGTGTTTCTGCTATCACTTCAAGCCAGCCTTACTCTATGCGCTGCAGGGGAGTCAGTTTGGGGTCGATAATCTTTTGTCCCATGTTTGGGAATTTAACTGCCAGGCAGATTTTGTTGCCAGCACCGAAGATATGGGTCACCTGGCCTGTGCCAAACGCTTTGTGGATGATGCGATCGCCCACTGTCCAATCATCCGCATGGGTATTGGGAAGGGGGGAATCGGTTTCGCTCGCCTGACGAGCTTGGGCAATGGTTTTAGTGAGCCGGGTGGGGAAGGCAGTTTTGACATTGGATTCCATGTCTTCCCTGGGCAGTTCTGACAGAAACAGGGAGGGTTCGGCGTACTCGCGGTTGCCATACAGGCGGCGGGCGCGGGCATAGGAGATAAACAACTGCTCCTGGGCACGGGTAATACCGACATAGCAGAGGCGGCGTTCCTCTTCCAGGGCAACCGGATTGTCAATCGAGCGATGGTTGGGGAATAAGCCCTGCTCCAGCCCCACCAGAAATACAACGGGGAACTCCAGCCCTTTCGAGGAGTGGAGTGTCATCAGGGACACTTTGTTATCGCCTTCTTCCAAATTGTCCAGGTCAGAGGCGAGGGAGGCATTGGCAAGAAAGGCAATCAGGCTGGGGTCTTCTTCGTTTTCTTCCTGGAATTGGAGAACGGCGTTGTAAAGCTCATTCACGTTACCCAGGCGCTCATCTGCCTCTTCAGTGCCCTGTGCCTTCAGGTCAGCGACATAGCCGGAATCGTCCAGCACACCCTGGATGACCTCATTAGCAGGCAGGGTATCCAGTTGCTCCCGATATTTTTGAATGATCCGGGCAAAGCTCAAGACGCCTTTGGCGGAACGACCCGCCAGGGTCTTCACCGAAGTTTCATCGGTCAAAATTTCCCAGAGGGGCTGGTTTAACTCCTGGGAGGCCCTGACCAGACTATCCACGGTGGCTTTGCCAACGCCTCGCCTGGGAGTATTGATCACCCGCAGCAGGCTGACGGTGTCGTAGGGGTTGGCGATCGCCCGCAGGTATGCCACCACATCCTTAAT is from Leptothermofonsia sichuanensis E412 and encodes:
- the menB gene encoding 1,4-dihydroxy-2-naphthoyl-CoA synthase, with the protein product MQIDWQPAKTYEDILYHKADGIAKITINRPHKRNAFRPRTVSELYDAFSNAREDRRIGVVLLTGAGPHTDGKYAFCAGGDQSVRGHGGYVDDDGIPRLNVLDLQRLIRTMPKVVIALVAGYAIGGGHVLHVICDLTIAADNAIFGQSGPRVGSFDGGFGASYLARIVGQKKAREIWYLCRQYNAQQALEMGLVNCVVPVDQLEAEGIQWAREILEKSPIAIRCLKAAFNADCDGQAGLQELAGNATLLYYMTEEGAEGKQAFLEKRPPNFRQYPWLP
- the mltA gene encoding murein transglycosylase A, which gives rise to MVTRVNNQGLFWGVGMALITIALPVVAQTPAVNGDVARVQRSTPAKPLVAVGLPARLGLDQQIWGESGHPGDRPALLAAVDHSLRYLRTARAAEDYRKLSIPGITRQRVVRSLQRFRQLLLHTRSSAELQAFVEREFVLYQATGKDGQGTVGFTGYFEPVHFASLQPTPEFRYPIYRQPPDFATWSQPHPTRVQLEGADGLQFAKGKLRGQELAWLRDRLEAYLIQVQGSARLRLTNGRTMTVGYAGHTDYPYVSLGKELVNAGKIKQEDLSLPVVIQYFQQNPADLDVYLPRNQRFVFFRETGGRSATGSLGVPVTPERSIATDKSLFPPGALALIQTQIPYVTAAGQLEPRAVSRYVLDQDTGGAIKGAGRVDIYMGTGKLAGDRAGLINTPGSLYYLLLKE
- a CDS encoding PspA/IM30 family protein — translated: MGLFDRVSRVVRANLNDLVSKAEDPEKILEQTLIDMQEDLVQMRQAVASAIASQKRTQQQLNQAQTEANNWQQRAQLALQKGDENLAREALLRKKTHTETATTLKAQLDQQTTTVDALKRNLIALEGKISEAKTKKDMLKARASAARANEQLQNTVGRMSTSSSMAAFERMEEKVLQMEARSQAAAEIAGADLESQFAMLESGSNVDDELEAMKAQLLGGASPAQAKLPATETTTGSATAQGTSAPVQDAAVDDELEALKTKLDQL
- the trxA gene encoding thioredoxin; protein product: MSSVQVITDAEFETEVLKADKPVLAYFWASWCGPCRLMAPIVDGLAEAYGDRIKVVKLEVDPNPEAVNQCQVEGVPALRLFKQGTLVESREGAINKQKLEAIVNPHL
- a CDS encoding TldD/PmbA family protein, with the translated sequence MPSIQELATQAKEIANRLSIHKYDIFGSAVDETSVKVDQGKPDQVKASQRSSVTVRVWNEENSMGVTSTTDVDPNGLELALKTAYEASFFGVKENVPDFSPEATAPLAQQISEKTPQVPVSDLLDRLIVAEKEVKDAHPAIASVPYNGLAQRDIDHFYLNSDGAVRTEAYSTASIYLYSKTEEAGKKPRSAGAFRMSRGIETLDIAGCLQETIDKTLSHLNYDKIQTGKYRVVFSPEAFLNLLGAFSNLFNAQNILDKQSLSTPESLGTQIASPLLSVCDDALHPDNVSIATFDGEGTPTRRLALITDGVLTSFLHSAGTAKRFNTQPTGHANIGAKVSVSPHFYHVFPGKPAEQVYSLDSAENVVLIDDLHALHAGVQALQGSFSLPFDGWLINHGKRTSIEAATVAGDFLDVLRSIIYVENEAHLTPSGVCSYVWVEGLSITGE